A region of the Sphingobium yanoikuyae genome:
ATGCGCGACCAGATCGTGCCGCCGACGCTCAATCTCGACGAGCCGAGCGAAAGCTGCAAGGGCGTCGACCTGGTCCCGCACGTCGCCAAGGAGCGCAAGGTGCGCGCGGTGCTGAACAACTCGTTCGGCTTCGGCGGCACCAACGCCTCGCTCATCATGAAGGCGATCTGATACGCCTGATCCTCCCCTGAAAAGGGGAGGATCATGTAAGCCATAGCCGGTTGGGCATTATTTGGGTCGGGCAGTTGGGATGATGGCAAGACGATCCGGCGCAAATCCGGTGCGGCGACTGGGCTGCATCATCCTTCTGATCGGCCTGGCCGTTGTCGCCTTTGTCGGTTTCCGCTTCGTCCATGGCTGGACCGAGACGGGGCCGGCCACCCAGAATATCAGCATCGTCGTGCCGGAGGGATCGACCCTGTCCGATGCCGCGGTGCTGCTGAAATCGGCTGGCGCGGTGCGTTCGGCCGATGCCTTCCTGACCCGCGCGAAGGTCTTTGGCGGCGCCAAGCCGATCAAGGCCGGCGAGTTCGTGGTGCCCAAGGGCGCCAGCAACCGCGAGATATTGTCGATCCTGCAGGGCGGCAAGACGCTGACCCGGCTGGTCACCATCCCCGAAGGCATGCCGTCGATCCTGGTGCAGGAACGGCTGATGGCCAATGACGAGCTGACCGGCGATGTCGCGGTGCCGCAAGAGGGCAGCGTGCTGCCCGACAGCTATGCCTTCGACAAGGGCGAGCCGCGCGCCGCGGTGCTGAAGCGGATGCAGGCGGCGATGGACAAGGCGCTGGCGAAGCTCTGGGCCGAACGCGCGCCCAACACGATCGCCAAGTCGCCCCAGGAGGCGATCATCCTCGCCTCTATCGTCGAGAAGGAAACCGCGATCGCCAAGGAGCGGCCGATGGTCGCGGGCGTCTACAGCAACCGTCTGCGCAAGAACATGATGCTGCAGGCCGACCCGACGATCATCTATCCGATCACCAGGGGCAAGCCGCTCGGGCGCCGGATCAAGAAGTCCGAGATCGCCGACGTCAACGACTACAACACCTATGCGATGACCGGCCTGCCCAAGGGGCCGATCGCCAATCCGGGCCGGCTGTCGATCCTGGCGGTGCTGCACCCGGCGGAGACGAATGCGCTCTATTTCGTCGCGGACGGGAAGGGCGGCCATATCTTTGCCGACACCTATCAGCAGCATAATGAGAATGTGCGCAAGTGGTTCGAGATCCGCCGCGCGCGGGGCGAGCTGTAAAGCCCGGCTTGGTCGATATATAGCCGGGCTTGCCACATGGCCCGGCGCGCGCTAGAGACAGTCCAGCATCAAGAGTTGGGGCGACGCCCAACGCCAACCTGCCGTTCCGGGCAAGGTGGCACTCCCGATCCGGGAGGATGTGGCCGATCCGGCAACAAAGCGGACCTCAGCCACCGATCGTCGCCCCGACAGGAAGGACTGACGAGACGTGCCGATCAAGATTGCCGACGACCTGCCCGCCCGCCGCACGCTGGAAGCCGAGGGCGTTGCCGTGATGGGCGAGGCGGATGCGGTGCGGCAGGATATCCGCCCGCTGCGGATCGCGCTGCTGAACCTGATGCCCAACAAGATCGATACCGAGACGCAGCTTGCGCGGCTGCTCGGCGCCTCGCCGTTGCAGGTGGAACTGACGCTGGTGCGGATCAGCGACCATGTGTCGCGCAACACCTCCGCCGATCATATGCAGTCCTTCTACCGCGCCTGGACCGATGTGCGCGACGAGCGGTTCGATGGCTTCCTGATCACCGGCGCGCCGGTCGAGCATCTGGCGTTCGAGGAGGTGAGCTACTGGCAGGAACTGCGCGCGATCTTCGACTGGACCCAGACCCATGTGCATCGTTCGCTCAGCATCTGCTGGGCGGCGCAGGCGGCGCTCCATCATTTCCACGGGGTCGAGAAACATGCGCTGGAGCGCAAGGCGTTCGGCGTGTTCCGCCATCGCAACCATGCCCCGGCCTCGCCCTATCTGCGGGGCTTTTCGGACGATTTCTCGATCCCGGTGTCGCGCTGGTCGGAAGTGCGGCGGGAATCGCTGCCGGTCGATCGCGGGCTGCAATTGCTGGCCGACAGCGCGGAGACCGGGCCTTGCCTGGTCCATGATCCGCGCCATGGCTTCCTGCACATGTTCAACCATGTCGAATATGACACGCGCACCCTGGGCGACGAATATGCGCGCGACGGCGGCCGCCAGATGCCGGCCCATTATTTTCCCGACGACGACCCGACCCGCCCGCCGGAAAATCGCTGGCGCAGCCATGCCCATCTGCTGTTCGGCAACTGGATCAACGATCTCTACCAGACCGCGCCGTTCGACGTGGACATGATCGGCCAGGAGATATTGCAGAGCGCGGCCTGATCGGCGCCGATCAGCGCA
Encoded here:
- the mltG gene encoding endolytic transglycosylase MltG — encoded protein: MRRLGCIILLIGLAVVAFVGFRFVHGWTETGPATQNISIVVPEGSTLSDAAVLLKSAGAVRSADAFLTRAKVFGGAKPIKAGEFVVPKGASNREILSILQGGKTLTRLVTIPEGMPSILVQERLMANDELTGDVAVPQEGSVLPDSYAFDKGEPRAAVLKRMQAAMDKALAKLWAERAPNTIAKSPQEAIILASIVEKETAIAKERPMVAGVYSNRLRKNMMLQADPTIIYPITRGKPLGRRIKKSEIADVNDYNTYAMTGLPKGPIANPGRLSILAVLHPAETNALYFVADGKGGHIFADTYQQHNENVRKWFEIRRARGEL
- a CDS encoding homoserine O-succinyltransferase, with protein sequence MPIKIADDLPARRTLEAEGVAVMGEADAVRQDIRPLRIALLNLMPNKIDTETQLARLLGASPLQVELTLVRISDHVSRNTSADHMQSFYRAWTDVRDERFDGFLITGAPVEHLAFEEVSYWQELRAIFDWTQTHVHRSLSICWAAQAALHHFHGVEKHALERKAFGVFRHRNHAPASPYLRGFSDDFSIPVSRWSEVRRESLPVDRGLQLLADSAETGPCLVHDPRHGFLHMFNHVEYDTRTLGDEYARDGGRQMPAHYFPDDDPTRPPENRWRSHAHLLFGNWINDLYQTAPFDVDMIGQEILQSAA